One Zeugodacus cucurbitae isolate PBARC_wt_2022May chromosome 3, idZeuCucr1.2, whole genome shotgun sequence genomic region harbors:
- the LOC105212437 gene encoding E3 ubiquitin-protein ligase Hakai, producing the protein MGGARARGRGRGRGRGRGKKKETLDGVGATIAASSAQEDTESSNQLPDAVEDVTMPECVKENEIESIAQPIQMETEDVTTTATAVAAGPPTIPTVAPLEEPLQPATVLPQTIDMEADISQLEAPTFTTISRGPPEPMLRLKWDHKVNLIGEKVLNPMIHCCDQCDKPILLYGRMIPCKHVFCLKCARSEPIKICPRCNDKVLRVEQSGLGTVFMCTHGGSRYGNTGCRRTYLSQRDLQAHINHRHITQPAVITQQQQQQSIPANTIGGGVSELKPTSNADVNMETVFKSVSGNVQRKLSESSNSTTTIQTPSALLTQRRATTIGNIPPPGSVSSTSTQGSTHSHSSLTQANLARINTANEQNCHQGKVALHQTLKKTPITQSHHQPPESVADASYYSSVLNSFGSNDVVEQSGGGSGNITSTAQPNCAAATQNAWQTNQYYR; encoded by the exons ATGGGTGGCGCACGAGCTCGAGGACGTGGACGCGGTCGAGGACGTGGTAGAGGAAAGAAAAAAGAG aCACTTGATGGCGTTGGTGCAACTATAGCTGCCAGCAGTGCACAAGAAGATACGGAAAGCTCTAATCAACTACCAGATGCTGTTGAAGATGTAACAATGCCAGAGTGtgttaaagaaaatgaaattgagtCAATAGCGCAACCTATACAAATGGAAACCGAAGATgtgacaacaactgcaacagcgGTTGCGGCAGGACCGCCAACCATACCAACTGTAGCGCCGCTTGAAGAACCTTTACAGCCGGCAACAGTTTTGCCACAAACAA TCGATATGGAAGCTGATATCTCACAACTCGAAGCGCCAACATTCACCACAATCTCACGCGGACCACCCGAGCCCATGTTACGCCTGAAATGGGATCATAAAGTTAATTTGATTGGCGAAAAAGTGTTGAATCCCATGATACATTGTTGCGATCAATGTGATAAACCGATTTTATTATACGGTCGCATGATACCTTGTAAACATGTATTCTGCTTGAAATGTGCACGTTCAGAACCCATAAAAATATGTCCACGCTGCAATGATAAGGTGTTGCGCGTCGAACAATCCGGTCTCGGCACAGTTTTCATGTGTACACATGGTGGTAGTCGTTATGGCAATACCGGTTGTAGACGCACGTATTTGTCACAACGCGATCTACAGGCGCATATCAATCATAGACACATTACACAACCGGCGGttataacacaacaacaacaacagcaaagtatACCTGCTAATACTATAGGTGGAGGAGTGAGTGAATTAAAACCAACATCAAATGCTGATGTGAATATGGAGACCGTATTCAAAAGTGTCAGCGGCAATGTACAACGAAAA CTTTCGGAATCATCTAACAGTACTACGACAATACAAACGCCATCTGCTTTATTAACACAACGACGTGCCACTACCATCGGCAATATACCACCGCCTGGCTCTGTTAGCTCAACATCGACACAAGGTTCGACACATTCGCATTCCTCATTAACACAGGCCAATTTAGCACGCATTAATACGGCAAACGAACAAAATTGCCATCAAGGCAAGGTGGCGCTACATCAGACATTAAAGAAGACGCCTATAACACAGTCGCATCATCAACCGCCCGAAAGTGTAGCTGATGCTTCCTACTATAGTAGCGTATTGAACTCCTTTGGCAGCAATGATGTGGTCGAACAAAGTGGCGGTGGTAGTGGTAATATAACGTCAACGGCACAACCCAACTGTGCAGCAGCAACACAAAACGCATGGCAAACGAATCAGTACTACAGATGA
- the LOC105212436 gene encoding transmembrane protein 115: protein MSAYHRNVQYLQQQFSALLHNTSPVITLICVVTGFGYLLSYSETAVLLLSVTPGKILPTDEFWIWTAFTFCFIELHWWEVLVDVVTVGLCGKMLEPLWGQLEMFKFFALTNFGVSILTTIYYLLYFVVTDNESILFDEHIHGLAGYVAGICVAVRQIMPDHLIFKTRWGKLTNRNVPLTVLMTSILMWALKLLDGTYPTMFGSGLIVAWIYLRFYQWHPNGRGDSSESFTFASFFPNVMQPVISILVNPIYICCLKLGVVKTPAPPRASSLAGSLSSVSIQMPGVDAHDIERRRQIALKALSERLKSTDAARHTQLPKSFPTVSSGGAHMSGHHHQHQHKHQHHHSQQHGHHSHGHGHSHNHPHGGHGHAQHAPEHVSPEALLNPSFMGKSQYASANITSPITMARAEPRMISTMSTIAIPMPAPPPRNDVNTGTTGSDALIDLSGTAEQ from the exons ATGTCGGCATACCATCGAAATGTACAATATCTGCAACAACAGTTTTCGGCTTTGCTACACAACACATCGCCTGTTATTACGCTTATCTGTGTGGTCACTGGCTTTGGATATCTACTTTCATACTCTGAGACCGCTGTGCTGTTGTTGAGTGTCACACCAGGCAAAATACTACCAACTGATGAATTCTGGATATGGACAGcgtttacattttgttttattgagtTGCACTGGTGGGAAGTGCTCGTCGATGTCGTCACTGTGGGCCTATGTGGCAAAATGCTGGAACCCTTATGGGGACAATtggaaatgtttaaattttttgcgcTAACCAATTTCGGTGTATCCATACTGACAACAATATATTATCTGCTATATTTCGTGGTAACCGATAATGAAAGTATACTCTTCGACGAACATATACATGGACTGGCTGGTTACGTAGCAGGAATCTGTGTGGCAGTACGACAAATAATGCCCgatcatttgattttcaaaacaCGTTGGGGCAAATTAACTAATCG AAATGTGCCCCTAACTGTACTAATGACGTCAATACTTATGTGGGCGCTTAAATTATTAGATGGCACGTATCCAACAATGTTCGGTTCTGGACTTATTGTGGCATGGATTTACTTACGCTTCTACCAATGGCATCCAAATGGACGTGGTGATAGTTCAGAGAGTTTTACATTTGCCAGTTTCTTTCCAAACGTCATGCAACCAGTAATTAGTATTTTAGTAAATCCCATCTATATATGTTGTTTGAAATTGGGCGTTGTCAAAACACCAGCGCCGCCGCGTGCATCTTCACTAGCTGGCAGTTTGTCTTCAGTGTCCATACAAATGCCCGGTGTGGATGCACATGATATAGAACGACGAAG ACAAATTGCGCTAAAAGCATTGAGTGAACGCTTAAAGTCTACAGATGCAGCGCGGCATACGCAATTGCCCAAATCCTTCCCAACAGTAAGCAGTGGTGGTGCGCATATGTCGGGACATCATCATCAACACCAACACAAACACCAACATCATCACAGCCAACAGCATGGACATCATAGTCATGGCCATGGGCATAGTCATAATCACCCACACGGTGGTCATGGACATGCACAACATGCGCCAGAACATGTCAGTCCAGAGGCATTACTAAATCCCTCTTTTATGGGAAAATCACAGTATGCTAGCGCCAACATTACATCACCAATAACAATGGCGCGTGCCGAACCACGTATGATCAGTACAATGAGTACGATAGCGATACCAATGCCGGCGCCACCGCCTAGAAATGATGTAAATACTGGTACAACAGGGAGTGATGCGCTAATCGATCTGAGCGGTACGGCTGAGCAGTAG
- the LOC105212435 gene encoding protein transport protein Sec61 subunit alpha — protein MGIKFLEVIKPFCSILPEIAKPERKIQFREKVLWTAITLFIFLVCCQIPLFGIMSSDSADPFYWIRVILASNRGTLMELGISPIVTSGLIMQLLAGAKIIEVGDTPKDRALFNGAQKLFGMVITIGQAIVYVMTGMYGDPSEIGAGVCLLIIIQLFAAGLIVLLLDELLQKGYGLGSGISLFIATNICETIVWKAFSPTTVTTGRGTEFEGAVIALFHLMATRNDKVRALREAFYRQNLPNLMNLLATILVFAVVIYFQGFRVDLPVKSARYRGQYSSYPIKLFYTSNIPIILQSALVSNLYVISQMLAVKFQGNVFINLLGVWADVGGGGPARSYPIGGLCYYLSPPESVGHILTDPIHAILYIVFMLGSCAFFSKTWIDVSGSSAKDVAKQLKEQHMVMRGHRENSMIHELNRYIPTAAAFGGLCIGALSVMADFLGAIGSGTGILLAVTIIYQYFEIFVKEQSEMGGMGTLLF, from the exons ATGGGAA TAAAATTCCTCGAAGTAATCAAACCATTCTGCAGCATACTCCCGGAAATCGCCAAGCCGGAGCGAAAG ATTCAATTCAGGGAGAAGGTGCTATGGACTGCTATAACACTATTCATCTTCTTGGTTTGTTGCCAAATCCCGCTTTTCGGCATTATGAGCTCAGACTCAGCTGATCCATTCTACTGGATTCGTGTGATCTTGGCCTCTAACCGTGGTACGCTTATGGAACTTGGTATTTCGCCAATTGTGACGTCTGGTTTGATTATGCAGCTGCTGGCAGGTGCCAAAATCATTGAGGTCGGTGATACGCCCAAGGATCGTGCATTATTCAATGGTGCACAAAAACTATTCGGCATGGTTATCACAATTGGTCAAGCTATTGTCTATGTGATGACTGGCATGTATGGCGATCCATCAGAAATTGGCGCTGGTGTCTGCTTGTTGATTATCATTCAGCTTTTCGCTGCCGGTTTAATTGTGCTGTTGCTCGATGAATTGTTGCAGAAAGGTTACGGTTTGGGTTCGGGTATTTCCCTTTTCATTGCCACCAATATTTGCGAGACCATTGTGTGGAAAGCATTCTCACCAACAACAGTGACAACAGGACGTGGCACTGAATTCGAAGGCGCCGTAATTGCCTTGTTCCACTTGATGGCTACACGTAATGATAAAGTGCGTGCGTTGCGTGAAGCTTTCTACCGTCAGAATTTGCCCAATTTGATGAATTTGTTGGCTACCATCTTGGTGTTCGCCGTTGTCATATACTTCCAAGGTTTCCGTGTGGATTTGCCCGTCAAATCGGCCCGTTACCGTGGACAATACAGCAGCTACCCCATTAAGCTATTCTACACCTCCAACATTCCAATCATTCTGCAATCGGCTTTGGTTTCTAACTTGTATGTCATCTCACAAATGTTAGCCGTTAAATTCCAAGGAAATGTCTTCATCAATTTACTCGGCGTGTGGGCTGATGTTGGTGGTGGCGGCCCAGCTCGCTCATACCCAATTGGCGGTCTGTGCTACTATCTATCGCCACCAGAGAGTGTGGGACACATCTTAACCGATCCGATACACGCTATTTTGTATATTGTCTTCATGTTGGGATCTTGTGCCTTCTTCTCGAAAACATGGATCGATGTGTCTGGTAGCTCAGCCAAGGAT gttgCCAAACAATTGAAGGAACAACACATGGTTATGCGTGGCCATCGTGAAAACTCCATGATCCACGAATTGAACCGATACATCCCAACAGCGGCTGCATTTGGTGGTCTCTGTATCGGCGCGCTGTCTGTCATGGCTGACTTTTTGGGTGCCATTGGCTCAGGTACCGGTATCTTGTTGGCTGTAACCATCATCTATCAATACTTCGAGATCTTCGTTAAGGAGCAATCCGAAATGGGTGGCATGGGCACTTTACTGTTTTAA
- the LOC105212434 gene encoding lysophospholipid acyltransferase 7, with product MSLDDVIYVLCLLGCIGAGHYVKKIGDETQRKFISTGLGLLVVFIASGFHALHCIISTTIGALVVIYMHPSRCHLVTFCIMFGYLVFFRLVHIFGLPNYPGHTNMIQMILTLKVSGIAFEKTAAWKKLRQRDKEIAERQRAEGVTSSEPLVEITDYDAELQDIGFAEIFHYCFNYIGVLTGPYYRYRTYLDYFEMPFKDYAPHISATIEKLKYAGLYCALYLVANYIWPLEYALSAEFYQECSFIYRLMYVWPTFFTFRMRIYTGLTLSECVCTMAGFGAYPDEADVANGEGPRKQYAHLRRDADKRTYNFTTIVNTRVRSVETCWTFREGMKHWNICIQYWLAVNVYKLFPSKQYRTIVTLLCSAFWHGFRPGHYFCIMGAPFYVSLEDMWHKLVRKDATGLQRQVIDVLFWIAKFFAFSYLGISFLLASFSNIWKYYSSVYHIGYVEWCVFMVLGKYLLNLKKSAEKRQQKQNEIAESEKEQMKKVA from the exons atgagtCTCGATGACGTGATTTACGTGCTTTGTCTACTCGGCTGCATTGGTGCGGGGCATTACGTCAAAAAGATAGGCGATGAGACACAACGAAAATTTATTAGCACCGGTCTCGGTTTACTGGTGGTTTTCATTGCATCGGGCTTCCATGCGCTACATTGCATTATATCGACAACGATTGGAGCGCTAGTGGTTATCTATATGCACCCAAG TCGTTGCCATTTGGTAACATTTTGCATAATGTTCGGCTATTTGGTATTCTTTCGTTTAGTACACATATTTGGTTTACCAAATTACCCCGGTCATACCAATATGATACAGATGATATTAACATTGAAG GTTTCGGGCATTGCTTTCGAGAAAACTGCCGCTTGGAAGAAGTTGCGACAGCGCGACAAAGAAATTGCCGAAAGGCAGCGCGCTGAGGGTGTAACTTCTTCTGAGCCACTTGTGGAAATCACCGATTACGATGCGGAGTTGCAGGATATAGGATTCGCTGAGATTTTCCATTATTGCTTTAACTACATAGGTGTACTAACAG GTCCATATTACCGCTATCGCACATACCTTGATTATTTCGAGATGCCATTTAAAGACTATGCGCCACATATAAGCGCAACAATAGAGAAACTCAAATATGCTGGTCTCTATTGTGCGCTATATCTTGTAGCAAACTACATATGGCCACTTGAG tatGCCTTAAGCGCGGAATTCTATCAAGAGTGTTCCTTTATATACCGTCTTATGTATGTGTGGCCGACATTCTTCACCTTCCGCATGCGTATCTACACCGGCCTGACATTGAGTGAATGCGTCTGCACAATGGCAGGGTTTGGTGCCTATCCCGATGAGGCGGATGTGGCAAACGGTGAGGGACCACGTAAGCAGTATGCTCATTTGAGACGTGATGCCGACAAGCGTACATACAATTTTACTACCATTGTAAATACGCGCGTACGTAGCGTCGAGACATGTTGGACCTTCCGTGAGGGCATGAAACACTGGAATATTTGCATACAGTATTGGTTGGCTGTGAATGTTTACAAGCTGTTCCCAAGCAAGCAGTACAg aACTATCGTCACATTGCTTTGCTCTGCCTTTTGGCATGGCTTTCGTCCGGGACACTATTTCTGTATTATGGGTGCGCCATTTTACGTTTCATTGGAGGATATGTGGCATAAATTGGTGCGCAAGGATGCTACCGGCCTACAACGTCAAGTTATCGATGTACTCTTTTGGATAGCGAAATTCTTTGCATTCAGCTATTTGGGCATCTCATTTCTACTGGCCTCATTCTCTAATATCTGGAAATACTACAGTTCGGTGTATCATATTGGTTATGTGGAATGGTGTGTCTTTATGGTTTTAGGCAAATATTTGCTGAATTTGAAAAAGTCAGCTGAAAAGcgtcagcaaaaacaaaacgagaTTGCAGAAAGTGAAaaggagcaaatgaaaaaagtgGCATAA